The Lottiidibacillus patelloidae genome window below encodes:
- a CDS encoding M23 family metallopeptidase — MKEENKHSSNQQGWQKYAKKRWFYPTVYIVVAALVISIAFWMQGEQQANIDSGEYNLDQYVKYPSDDRDNDGSVPVTNTTEMVGWPVVDSSAATIFTPFYDPRASESEQEAAIVVYNNIYYQNKGIDLVMQNGEAFDVIAAMSGTVTRVDKDDHMGYVVEIEHANNVMTHYHSLADARVAVGDTVSQGMILGTAGRSVYNQDAGIHVHFEIRYDNNGVMTAVNPIDYFNQPITSIPKKKEDNGNGEDEGDQDGDQEENHQEEENPEDNDTPNSTT, encoded by the coding sequence ATGAAAGAAGAAAACAAACATTCTTCTAATCAACAAGGTTGGCAAAAATATGCCAAAAAGCGTTGGTTTTATCCAACAGTTTATATTGTTGTAGCAGCATTGGTAATTAGCATTGCCTTTTGGATGCAAGGAGAACAACAAGCTAACATTGACAGTGGCGAGTATAATTTAGACCAATACGTCAAGTATCCTAGTGATGATCGAGACAACGATGGTTCAGTCCCTGTCACTAATACGACTGAAATGGTCGGATGGCCTGTTGTCGATAGCTCTGCAGCAACAATCTTCACTCCTTTCTATGATCCTAGAGCATCTGAAAGTGAGCAAGAAGCAGCAATCGTAGTTTACAACAATATTTACTACCAGAACAAAGGTATTGACCTTGTGATGCAAAACGGGGAAGCATTTGATGTAATCGCTGCAATGAGTGGAACTGTCACTCGTGTAGATAAAGACGATCACATGGGCTATGTCGTTGAAATTGAGCATGCGAATAACGTGATGACTCATTACCATAGTTTAGCTGACGCGAGAGTTGCAGTAGGTGATACAGTTTCACAAGGAATGATCCTTGGAACAGCTGGTCGTAGCGTGTACAACCAAGATGCTGGTATTCACGTGCATTTTGAAATCCGTTATGACAATAATGGAGTAATGACTGCAGTAAACCCAATTGATTACTTCAACCAACCAATTACGTCGATTCCTAAGAAAAAGGAAGACAACGGAAATGGCGAAGATGAAGGCGATCAAGACGGTGATCAAGAAGAAAATCATCAGGAAGAAGAAAATCCTGAGGATAATGATACGCCAAATAGTACAACCTAA
- the spoIID gene encoding stage II sporulation protein D: protein MNLKPILAFVTVTIFLVLILPALLVLPFSGDDKEYVAQKDNPNKQYEPVIAVPEPSIDIAVFRYNANKIETVDLEDYVIGVVASEMPAEFEEEALKAQALTARTYILRQLMYPSDIKLPEGADVTDTVYHQVYRNYEDYKKLWGDDYEWKIAKVKQAVYATSGEILTYNDQPITASFFSTSNGYTVNSEDYWENAFPYLRSVASPWDVNSPRYTKTITISKSDFEKKLGVSLPSGDKIGSVVSRTSGDRIGEVIIGGKSFSGREVRQKLELHSTDFTWQRKGNEITITTKGYGHGVGMSQYGANGMALEGKTYQDIVNYYYQGVKISSIDAYLPGAKKKK, encoded by the coding sequence ATGAATCTAAAACCAATCCTAGCTTTCGTTACAGTAACTATTTTCCTTGTTCTAATCTTACCAGCTCTTCTCGTACTTCCTTTTAGTGGAGATGACAAAGAATATGTCGCACAAAAGGACAACCCTAACAAGCAATATGAACCTGTCATTGCCGTGCCAGAACCATCGATAGACATCGCAGTCTTTCGTTATAACGCTAATAAGATTGAGACTGTTGACCTTGAAGATTATGTGATCGGTGTTGTCGCTTCGGAAATGCCGGCTGAATTTGAAGAAGAGGCACTAAAAGCACAAGCATTAACTGCGCGAACTTACATCTTAAGACAGCTCATGTACCCAAGTGACATTAAATTGCCAGAAGGGGCAGATGTGACAGATACGGTTTACCATCAAGTGTATCGCAATTACGAAGACTATAAAAAGCTTTGGGGCGATGACTATGAATGGAAAATTGCTAAAGTAAAACAAGCGGTATATGCAACGTCAGGAGAAATTTTAACATATAATGATCAACCAATTACTGCGTCATTTTTCTCTACGAGTAATGGGTATACAGTTAACTCGGAAGACTATTGGGAAAATGCTTTTCCATACCTTCGAAGTGTTGCAAGTCCGTGGGATGTCAATAGTCCACGTTATACAAAGACCATTACGATTTCCAAGAGTGACTTTGAAAAGAAACTCGGTGTTTCCCTTCCTAGTGGAGATAAAATTGGTTCAGTAGTTTCGCGAACGTCAGGTGATCGCATTGGTGAAGTGATCATCGGTGGAAAATCATTTTCTGGGCGGGAAGTGAGACAGAAACTAGAATTACATTCGACAGATTTCACATGGCAGCGAAAAGGGAATGAAATAACGATTACGACGAAGGGATATGGGCACGGCGTTGGGATGAGCCAATACGGTGCAAACGGGATGGCACTTGAAGGTAAGACGTATCAAGACATAGTTAATTACTATTATCAAGGCGTAAAAATCTCTTCGATTGACGCTTATTTACCAGGGGCGAAAAAGAAAAAGTAA